The following coding sequences are from one Strix uralensis isolate ZFMK-TIS-50842 chromosome 6, bStrUra1, whole genome shotgun sequence window:
- the SPP2 gene encoding secreted phosphoprotein 24, which produces MHAMRILIFVLTLSVFSCSGFPVYDYELPVTEEALNASIARINSQSWGTNLYGVVRSHVTRVDMWNSDAYRLELQFSIRETVCPKASGRDPFTCDFKIGPFVPTTFCRSVVEVSGELISNIIVQCHHGTSSSESMSSEEMMRMPIMNPNRRGNSRREDVFAPEAFPSRGRGSSRGDWHKPSYFSSDKIE; this is translated from the exons ATGCACGCTATGAGGATCTTAATTTTTGTCCTCACACTGAGTGTTTTCTCGTGTTCAG GGTTTCCAGTGTACGACTATGAACTCCCTGTCACAGAAGAGGCTCTCAATGCTTCCATTGCAAGGATCAATTCTCAGTCATGGGGGACAAACCTGTATGGTGTTGTCAGGAGCCATGTCACAAGA GTTGACATGTGGAACAGTGATGCCTATAGACTAGAGCTGCAGTTCAGCATTCGTGAAACTGTGTGCCCAAAAGCTTCAGGAAGAGACCCGTTCACATGTGACTTCAAAATTGGGCCTTTCGTG CCAACCACTTTCTGCAGAAGTGTTGTGGAAGTTTCCGGTGAGCTGATCTCAAACATTATTGTGCAGTGCCATCATGGCACATCCAGTTCCGAATCGATGAGCAGCGAGGag ATGATGCGTATGCCGATAATGAATCCCAACAGGCGAGGCAACAGTCGCAGAGAAG atgtatttgCTCCTGAAGCCTTCCCTTcaagaggaagaggcagcagccgTGGAGACTGGCATAAACCCAGCTATTTCAGCTCTGACAAGATTGAATAA